A genome region from Gambusia affinis linkage group LG24, SWU_Gaff_1.0, whole genome shotgun sequence includes the following:
- the LOC122826893 gene encoding potassium voltage-gated channel subfamily H member 8-like isoform X2 — MPVMRGLIAPQNTFLDTIATRFDGTHSNFVLGNAQVQSVFPIVYCSDGFCELTGFARGELMQKSCMCHFLYGGETSDRITSQMQKALDERREFKTEIVLYKKSGSKFWCLLDIVPIKNEKSEVVLFLVSHKDITENKDLDRGNDSDTDEETGLEVHQVSRPPGCNMERRRSRAVLYHLSGHLQKQDKTKSKLKINNSVLGANANPIPEYKVADVQMSRFILLHYGAFKAGWDWLILLATFYVAVTVPYNVCFTAVEIREDGASAARNPPSVSDILVEILFIIDIVLNFRTTYVSTSGQVVYDARSICIHYVTSWLFVDLIAALPFDLLYAFNISVNFGVHLLKTVRLLRLLRLLQKLDRYSQYSAVVLTLLMSTFALLAHWMACVWYFIGRSEIETNNPASWDIGWLHELAKRLGTPYFLTPLTSLLGVSDSPHGAVTAANSSHWNASGLEALNVTGAAGPSQWNGTRTRLRMLNGSGMMLSGGPSVRSSYVTSLYFALSSLTSVGFGNVSANTDSEKIFSICTMLIGALMHAVVFGNVTAIIQRMYSRRSLYHTRTKDLKDFIRVHRLPKALEQRMMECFQTTWSVNNGIDVSELLKDFPDELRADIAMHLNKELLQLPLFESASRGCLRSLSLIIKTSFCAPGEFLIRQGDALQAIYFVCSGSMEVLKDNTVLAILGRGDLIGSDCLTQEEVIKTNACVKALTYCDLQYISLKGLREVLCLYPDYAQKFITEIQHDLTYNLREGHSTETDYESNGGLVKKLPSIKEDEEGSGSEGEHSPLPKISSLGRLGRGLRSPLRSPLRSPLLPPRPFRPISEPARPSSLQIPVVSFSCLQPDLSPRFVDGIETENHTSSAQRFDFSPSATQSFRPSPDLATPGAQDGGDTMETIEKLKHEMCVLSRQVTAVSQELQEMTRLLKPLFHNSSTVLMPCTVTPPPSVSPRCCSPGPTVLTQQAPADPPDRRNEADLHSPRLDTGAEFQGQFDPLHCSLTISPPLTSQQICPAPPLSHRSAPPSLNSSPHEHAAVSHPCLSSSIPSLPSVTTPLLVDLPEPGTKLQTLTLPAASHSHIQPFFQTSSMATTNSQLPILNLHDVQLSFIDEGRPSV; from the exons ACAGTAACTTCGTTCTTGGAAACGCGCAGGTCCAGTCCGTCTTCCCCATCGTCTACTGCTCCGATGGCTTCTGCGAGCTGACCGGCTTCGCCCGCGGCGAGCTGATGCAGAAGAGCTGCATGTGTCACTTCCTGTACGGCGGTGAGACCAGCGACCGGATCACCTCACAGATGCAGAAGGCTCTGGACGAACGGCGGGAGTTCAAGACTGAGATCGTTCTGTACAAGAAGAGCG GCTCCAAGTTCTGGTGCCTGCTGGACATAGTTCCCATCAAGAATGAGAAGAGCGAAGTGGTTCTCTTCCTGGTTTCGCACAAGGACATCACAGAAAATAAGGACCTGGACCGGGGCAATGATTCTGACACCG atgaggAAACGGGCCTGGAGGTCCATCAGGTCAGTCGACCCCCGGGGTGCAACATGGAGCGCCGGCGCAGTCGTGCCGTCCTCTACCATCTCTCTGGTCATCTccagaaacaagacaaaaccaaaagcaaactgaaaatcAACAAT AGTGTTCTCGGAGCCAATGCCAACCCAATCCCAGAGTATAAGGTGGCCGACGTCCAAATGTCCCGCTTCATCCTCCTTCACTATGGTGCGTTCAAGGCCGGCTGGGACTGGCTCATCCTTCTGGCCACCTTCTACGTAGCCGTCACTGTTCCCTACAACGTCTGCTTCACCGCTGTGGAGATACGAGAAGACGGCGCCTCAGCGGCCAGAAACCCTCCAAGTGTCAGCGACATCTTGGTGGAGATACTTTTCATCATCG ATATTGTACTAAATTTCAGAACGACCTACGTTAGCACATCTGGGCAGGTCGTGTACGACGCCCGCTCCATTTGCATTCATTACGTCACGTCCTGGCTGTTTGTGGATCTGATTGCAGCCTTGCCCTTTGACCTTCTGTACGCCTTCAACATCAGTGTG AACTTTGGGGTCCACCTGCTGAAGACGGTGCGCCTCCTTCGGCTTCTTCGCCTCCTGCAGAAGCTGGATCGTTACTCCCAGTACAGCGCCGTGGTCCTCACGCTGCTCATGTCCACATTTGCCCTCCTGGCACACTGGATGGCCTGTGTCTGGTACTTCATCGGGCGCAGCGAGATTGAGACCAATAACCCCGCCTCCTGGGACATAG GCTGGCTCCATGAACTGGCCAAACGTCTGGGAACGCCATACTTCCTGACTCCTCTCACCTCCCTGCTGGGCGTTTCTGATTCCCCTCACGGCGCAGTGACAGCCGCCAACTCCAGTCACTGGAACGCTTCGGGGCTGGAGGCGCTGAATGTGACGGGGGCGGCGGGCCCGAGCCAGTGGAACggcaccagaaccagactgaggATGTTGAACGGCTCGGGGATGATGTTGAGCGGGGGGCCGTCTGTCAGGAGCTCCTACGTGACGTCGCTGTACTTCGCTCTGAGCAGTCTCACCAGCGTGGGCTTCGGCAACGTCTCGGCCAACACCGACTCCGAGAAGATCTTCTCGATTTGCACCATGCTGATCGGAG CCTTAATGCATGCTGTGGTTTTCGGAAATGTGACGGCCATCATTCAGAGGATGTACTCGCGTCGTTCCCTCTACCACACCCGCACCAAGGACCTGAAGGACTTCATCCGTGTGCATCGGCTACCGAAGGCCTTGGAGCAGCGCATGATGGAGTGCTTCCAGACAACCTGGTCCGTCAACAACGGCATCGACGTCAGCGAG CTGCTGAAGGACTTCCCAGACGAGCTGAGAGCTGACATAGCCATGCACTTGAAtaaagagctgctgcagctgccgcTGTTTGAGTCAGCCAGCAGGGGGTGTCTCCGGTCCCTTTCGCTCATCATCAAGACCTCCTTTTGTGCGCCAGGAGAGTTCCTCATCCGCCAGGGCGACGCTCTCCAGGCGATATACTTCGTCTGCTCAGGATCTATGGAGGTTCTGAAGGATAACACCGTTCTGgccattctgg GTCGGGGTGACCTGATCGGCTCCGACTGCCTCACccaggaggaggtgattaagacCAACGCCTGCGTGAAGGCGCTCACCTACTGCGACCTGCAGTACATCAGCCTCAAAGGCCTCCGCGAGGTGCTCTGCCTCTACCCCGACTACGCCCAAAAGTTCATCACCGAGATCCAGCACGACCTGACGTACAACCTGCGAGAGGGACACAGCACTGAG ACAGACTATGAGAGCAACGGAGGCCTTGTGAAGAAACTCCCCTCCATCAAGGAGGATGAAGAGGGATCCGGGTCTGAGGGGGAACACTCTCCTCTGCCTAAGATCTCTTCCTTGGGGAGGTTGGGCCGAGGTCTGCGCTCTCCTCTGCGCTCCCCGCTGCGATCCCCGCTGCTGCCACCGCGACCTTTCAGGCCGATAAGTGAGCCGGCTCGACCCTCCAGCCTGCAGATTCCCGTGGTGAGCTTCAGCTGCCTGCAGCCAGACCTCAGCCCTCG GTTTGTGGATGGGATCGAGACTGAAAACCACACCAGCTCGGCTCAGAGGTTTGACTTTTCTCCCAGTGCGACGCAGAGTTTTCGCCCCAGCCCTGATTTGGCCACTCCAG GAGCCCAGGACGGAGGTGACACCATGGAGACTATTGAAAAGCTAAAACATGAG ATGTGCGTCCTCTCACGCCAGGTAACAGCTGTGAGTCAGGAGCTGCAGGAAATGACCCGCCTCCTCAAGCCTCTCTTCCACAACTCGTCCACGGTGCTGATGCCCTGCACTGTGACTCCGCCCCCCAGCGTGTCCCCTCGGTGCTGCTCGCCAGGCCCCACAGTTTTAACCCAACAGGCTCCAGCGGATCCGCCGGACAGACGAAACGAAGCTGACCTCCACTCACCCCGGCTGGACACAGGCGCCGAATTTCAGGGGCAGTTTGATCCCCTCCATTGCTCTCTAACCATCTCCCCTCCCCTTACCTCCCAGCAGATCTGCCCTGCTCCCCCGCTCTCTCATCGCTCAGCTCCGCCTTCGCTCAACAGCTCCCCTCATGAGCACGCTGCTGTGTCACACCCTTGCCTTTCGTCCTCTATCCCCTCGCTCCCATCGGTCACCACTCCACTCCTGGTAGATTTGCCAGAGCCAGGCACCAAGCTGCAGACCCTGACCCTCCCAGCAGCATCCCACTCACACATCCAGCCCTTTTTCCAAACCTCCAGCATGGCAACAACAAACTCCCAGCTGCCCATACTGAACCTGCATGATGTGCAGCTCAGCTTCATCGATGAGGGACGGCCATCAGTGTGA
- the LOC122826893 gene encoding potassium voltage-gated channel subfamily H member 3-like isoform X3 has product MPVMRGLIAPQNTFLDTIATRFDGTHSNFVLGNAQVQSVFPIVYCSDGFCELTGFARGELMQKSCMCHFLYGGETSDRITSQMQKALDERREFKTEIVLYKKSGSKFWCLLDIVPIKNEKSEVVLFLVSHKDITENKDLDRGNDSDTDEETGLEVHQVSRPPGCNMERRRSRAVLYHLSGHLQKQDKTKSKLKINNSVLGANANPIPEYKVADVQMSRFILLHYGAFKAGWDWLILLATFYVAVTVPYNVCFTAVEIREDGASAARNPPSVSDILVEILFIIGWLHELAKRLGTPYFLTPLTSLLGVSDSPHGAVTAANSSHWNASGLEALNVTGAAGPSQWNGTRTRLRMLNGSGMMLSGGPSVRSSYVTSLYFALSSLTSVGFGNVSANTDSEKIFSICTMLIGALMHAVVFGNVTAIIQRMYSRRSLYHTRTKDLKDFIRVHRLPKALEQRMMECFQTTWSVNNGIDVSELLKDFPDELRADIAMHLNKELLQLPLFESASRGCLRSLSLIIKTSFCAPGEFLIRQGDALQAIYFVCSGSMEVLKDNTVLAILGRGDLIGSDCLTQEEVIKTNACVKALTYCDLQYISLKGLREVLCLYPDYAQKFITEIQHDLTYNLREGHSTEVQPQTDYESNGGLVKKLPSIKEDEEGSGSEGEHSPLPKISSLGRLGRGLRSPLRSPLRSPLLPPRPFRPISEPARPSSLQIPVVSFSCLQPDLSPRFVDGIETENHTSSAQRFDFSPSATQSFRPSPDLATPGAQDGGDTMETIEKLKHEMCVLSRQVTAVSQELQEMTRLLKPLFHNSSTVLMPCTVTPPPSVSPRCCSPGPTVLTQQAPADPPDRRNEADLHSPRLDTGAEFQGQFDPLHCSLTISPPLTSQQICPAPPLSHRSAPPSLNSSPHEHAAVSHPCLSSSIPSLPSVTTPLLVDLPEPGTKLQTLTLPAASHSHIQPFFQTSSMATTNSQLPILNLHDVQLSFIDEGRPSV; this is encoded by the exons ACAGTAACTTCGTTCTTGGAAACGCGCAGGTCCAGTCCGTCTTCCCCATCGTCTACTGCTCCGATGGCTTCTGCGAGCTGACCGGCTTCGCCCGCGGCGAGCTGATGCAGAAGAGCTGCATGTGTCACTTCCTGTACGGCGGTGAGACCAGCGACCGGATCACCTCACAGATGCAGAAGGCTCTGGACGAACGGCGGGAGTTCAAGACTGAGATCGTTCTGTACAAGAAGAGCG GCTCCAAGTTCTGGTGCCTGCTGGACATAGTTCCCATCAAGAATGAGAAGAGCGAAGTGGTTCTCTTCCTGGTTTCGCACAAGGACATCACAGAAAATAAGGACCTGGACCGGGGCAATGATTCTGACACCG atgaggAAACGGGCCTGGAGGTCCATCAGGTCAGTCGACCCCCGGGGTGCAACATGGAGCGCCGGCGCAGTCGTGCCGTCCTCTACCATCTCTCTGGTCATCTccagaaacaagacaaaaccaaaagcaaactgaaaatcAACAAT AGTGTTCTCGGAGCCAATGCCAACCCAATCCCAGAGTATAAGGTGGCCGACGTCCAAATGTCCCGCTTCATCCTCCTTCACTATGGTGCGTTCAAGGCCGGCTGGGACTGGCTCATCCTTCTGGCCACCTTCTACGTAGCCGTCACTGTTCCCTACAACGTCTGCTTCACCGCTGTGGAGATACGAGAAGACGGCGCCTCAGCGGCCAGAAACCCTCCAAGTGTCAGCGACATCTTGGTGGAGATACTTTTCATCATCG GCTGGCTCCATGAACTGGCCAAACGTCTGGGAACGCCATACTTCCTGACTCCTCTCACCTCCCTGCTGGGCGTTTCTGATTCCCCTCACGGCGCAGTGACAGCCGCCAACTCCAGTCACTGGAACGCTTCGGGGCTGGAGGCGCTGAATGTGACGGGGGCGGCGGGCCCGAGCCAGTGGAACggcaccagaaccagactgaggATGTTGAACGGCTCGGGGATGATGTTGAGCGGGGGGCCGTCTGTCAGGAGCTCCTACGTGACGTCGCTGTACTTCGCTCTGAGCAGTCTCACCAGCGTGGGCTTCGGCAACGTCTCGGCCAACACCGACTCCGAGAAGATCTTCTCGATTTGCACCATGCTGATCGGAG CCTTAATGCATGCTGTGGTTTTCGGAAATGTGACGGCCATCATTCAGAGGATGTACTCGCGTCGTTCCCTCTACCACACCCGCACCAAGGACCTGAAGGACTTCATCCGTGTGCATCGGCTACCGAAGGCCTTGGAGCAGCGCATGATGGAGTGCTTCCAGACAACCTGGTCCGTCAACAACGGCATCGACGTCAGCGAG CTGCTGAAGGACTTCCCAGACGAGCTGAGAGCTGACATAGCCATGCACTTGAAtaaagagctgctgcagctgccgcTGTTTGAGTCAGCCAGCAGGGGGTGTCTCCGGTCCCTTTCGCTCATCATCAAGACCTCCTTTTGTGCGCCAGGAGAGTTCCTCATCCGCCAGGGCGACGCTCTCCAGGCGATATACTTCGTCTGCTCAGGATCTATGGAGGTTCTGAAGGATAACACCGTTCTGgccattctgg GTCGGGGTGACCTGATCGGCTCCGACTGCCTCACccaggaggaggtgattaagacCAACGCCTGCGTGAAGGCGCTCACCTACTGCGACCTGCAGTACATCAGCCTCAAAGGCCTCCGCGAGGTGCTCTGCCTCTACCCCGACTACGCCCAAAAGTTCATCACCGAGATCCAGCACGACCTGACGTACAACCTGCGAGAGGGACACAGCACTGAGGTACAGCCGCAG ACAGACTATGAGAGCAACGGAGGCCTTGTGAAGAAACTCCCCTCCATCAAGGAGGATGAAGAGGGATCCGGGTCTGAGGGGGAACACTCTCCTCTGCCTAAGATCTCTTCCTTGGGGAGGTTGGGCCGAGGTCTGCGCTCTCCTCTGCGCTCCCCGCTGCGATCCCCGCTGCTGCCACCGCGACCTTTCAGGCCGATAAGTGAGCCGGCTCGACCCTCCAGCCTGCAGATTCCCGTGGTGAGCTTCAGCTGCCTGCAGCCAGACCTCAGCCCTCG GTTTGTGGATGGGATCGAGACTGAAAACCACACCAGCTCGGCTCAGAGGTTTGACTTTTCTCCCAGTGCGACGCAGAGTTTTCGCCCCAGCCCTGATTTGGCCACTCCAG GAGCCCAGGACGGAGGTGACACCATGGAGACTATTGAAAAGCTAAAACATGAG ATGTGCGTCCTCTCACGCCAGGTAACAGCTGTGAGTCAGGAGCTGCAGGAAATGACCCGCCTCCTCAAGCCTCTCTTCCACAACTCGTCCACGGTGCTGATGCCCTGCACTGTGACTCCGCCCCCCAGCGTGTCCCCTCGGTGCTGCTCGCCAGGCCCCACAGTTTTAACCCAACAGGCTCCAGCGGATCCGCCGGACAGACGAAACGAAGCTGACCTCCACTCACCCCGGCTGGACACAGGCGCCGAATTTCAGGGGCAGTTTGATCCCCTCCATTGCTCTCTAACCATCTCCCCTCCCCTTACCTCCCAGCAGATCTGCCCTGCTCCCCCGCTCTCTCATCGCTCAGCTCCGCCTTCGCTCAACAGCTCCCCTCATGAGCACGCTGCTGTGTCACACCCTTGCCTTTCGTCCTCTATCCCCTCGCTCCCATCGGTCACCACTCCACTCCTGGTAGATTTGCCAGAGCCAGGCACCAAGCTGCAGACCCTGACCCTCCCAGCAGCATCCCACTCACACATCCAGCCCTTTTTCCAAACCTCCAGCATGGCAACAACAAACTCCCAGCTGCCCATACTGAACCTGCATGATGTGCAGCTCAGCTTCATCGATGAGGGACGGCCATCAGTGTGA
- the LOC122826893 gene encoding potassium voltage-gated channel subfamily H member 8-like isoform X1 — protein sequence MPVMRGLIAPQNTFLDTIATRFDGTHSNFVLGNAQVQSVFPIVYCSDGFCELTGFARGELMQKSCMCHFLYGGETSDRITSQMQKALDERREFKTEIVLYKKSGSKFWCLLDIVPIKNEKSEVVLFLVSHKDITENKDLDRGNDSDTDEETGLEVHQVSRPPGCNMERRRSRAVLYHLSGHLQKQDKTKSKLKINNSVLGANANPIPEYKVADVQMSRFILLHYGAFKAGWDWLILLATFYVAVTVPYNVCFTAVEIREDGASAARNPPSVSDILVEILFIIDIVLNFRTTYVSTSGQVVYDARSICIHYVTSWLFVDLIAALPFDLLYAFNISVNFGVHLLKTVRLLRLLRLLQKLDRYSQYSAVVLTLLMSTFALLAHWMACVWYFIGRSEIETNNPASWDIGWLHELAKRLGTPYFLTPLTSLLGVSDSPHGAVTAANSSHWNASGLEALNVTGAAGPSQWNGTRTRLRMLNGSGMMLSGGPSVRSSYVTSLYFALSSLTSVGFGNVSANTDSEKIFSICTMLIGALMHAVVFGNVTAIIQRMYSRRSLYHTRTKDLKDFIRVHRLPKALEQRMMECFQTTWSVNNGIDVSELLKDFPDELRADIAMHLNKELLQLPLFESASRGCLRSLSLIIKTSFCAPGEFLIRQGDALQAIYFVCSGSMEVLKDNTVLAILGRGDLIGSDCLTQEEVIKTNACVKALTYCDLQYISLKGLREVLCLYPDYAQKFITEIQHDLTYNLREGHSTEVQPQTDYESNGGLVKKLPSIKEDEEGSGSEGEHSPLPKISSLGRLGRGLRSPLRSPLRSPLLPPRPFRPISEPARPSSLQIPVVSFSCLQPDLSPRFVDGIETENHTSSAQRFDFSPSATQSFRPSPDLATPGAQDGGDTMETIEKLKHEMCVLSRQVTAVSQELQEMTRLLKPLFHNSSTVLMPCTVTPPPSVSPRCCSPGPTVLTQQAPADPPDRRNEADLHSPRLDTGAEFQGQFDPLHCSLTISPPLTSQQICPAPPLSHRSAPPSLNSSPHEHAAVSHPCLSSSIPSLPSVTTPLLVDLPEPGTKLQTLTLPAASHSHIQPFFQTSSMATTNSQLPILNLHDVQLSFIDEGRPSV from the exons ACAGTAACTTCGTTCTTGGAAACGCGCAGGTCCAGTCCGTCTTCCCCATCGTCTACTGCTCCGATGGCTTCTGCGAGCTGACCGGCTTCGCCCGCGGCGAGCTGATGCAGAAGAGCTGCATGTGTCACTTCCTGTACGGCGGTGAGACCAGCGACCGGATCACCTCACAGATGCAGAAGGCTCTGGACGAACGGCGGGAGTTCAAGACTGAGATCGTTCTGTACAAGAAGAGCG GCTCCAAGTTCTGGTGCCTGCTGGACATAGTTCCCATCAAGAATGAGAAGAGCGAAGTGGTTCTCTTCCTGGTTTCGCACAAGGACATCACAGAAAATAAGGACCTGGACCGGGGCAATGATTCTGACACCG atgaggAAACGGGCCTGGAGGTCCATCAGGTCAGTCGACCCCCGGGGTGCAACATGGAGCGCCGGCGCAGTCGTGCCGTCCTCTACCATCTCTCTGGTCATCTccagaaacaagacaaaaccaaaagcaaactgaaaatcAACAAT AGTGTTCTCGGAGCCAATGCCAACCCAATCCCAGAGTATAAGGTGGCCGACGTCCAAATGTCCCGCTTCATCCTCCTTCACTATGGTGCGTTCAAGGCCGGCTGGGACTGGCTCATCCTTCTGGCCACCTTCTACGTAGCCGTCACTGTTCCCTACAACGTCTGCTTCACCGCTGTGGAGATACGAGAAGACGGCGCCTCAGCGGCCAGAAACCCTCCAAGTGTCAGCGACATCTTGGTGGAGATACTTTTCATCATCG ATATTGTACTAAATTTCAGAACGACCTACGTTAGCACATCTGGGCAGGTCGTGTACGACGCCCGCTCCATTTGCATTCATTACGTCACGTCCTGGCTGTTTGTGGATCTGATTGCAGCCTTGCCCTTTGACCTTCTGTACGCCTTCAACATCAGTGTG AACTTTGGGGTCCACCTGCTGAAGACGGTGCGCCTCCTTCGGCTTCTTCGCCTCCTGCAGAAGCTGGATCGTTACTCCCAGTACAGCGCCGTGGTCCTCACGCTGCTCATGTCCACATTTGCCCTCCTGGCACACTGGATGGCCTGTGTCTGGTACTTCATCGGGCGCAGCGAGATTGAGACCAATAACCCCGCCTCCTGGGACATAG GCTGGCTCCATGAACTGGCCAAACGTCTGGGAACGCCATACTTCCTGACTCCTCTCACCTCCCTGCTGGGCGTTTCTGATTCCCCTCACGGCGCAGTGACAGCCGCCAACTCCAGTCACTGGAACGCTTCGGGGCTGGAGGCGCTGAATGTGACGGGGGCGGCGGGCCCGAGCCAGTGGAACggcaccagaaccagactgaggATGTTGAACGGCTCGGGGATGATGTTGAGCGGGGGGCCGTCTGTCAGGAGCTCCTACGTGACGTCGCTGTACTTCGCTCTGAGCAGTCTCACCAGCGTGGGCTTCGGCAACGTCTCGGCCAACACCGACTCCGAGAAGATCTTCTCGATTTGCACCATGCTGATCGGAG CCTTAATGCATGCTGTGGTTTTCGGAAATGTGACGGCCATCATTCAGAGGATGTACTCGCGTCGTTCCCTCTACCACACCCGCACCAAGGACCTGAAGGACTTCATCCGTGTGCATCGGCTACCGAAGGCCTTGGAGCAGCGCATGATGGAGTGCTTCCAGACAACCTGGTCCGTCAACAACGGCATCGACGTCAGCGAG CTGCTGAAGGACTTCCCAGACGAGCTGAGAGCTGACATAGCCATGCACTTGAAtaaagagctgctgcagctgccgcTGTTTGAGTCAGCCAGCAGGGGGTGTCTCCGGTCCCTTTCGCTCATCATCAAGACCTCCTTTTGTGCGCCAGGAGAGTTCCTCATCCGCCAGGGCGACGCTCTCCAGGCGATATACTTCGTCTGCTCAGGATCTATGGAGGTTCTGAAGGATAACACCGTTCTGgccattctgg GTCGGGGTGACCTGATCGGCTCCGACTGCCTCACccaggaggaggtgattaagacCAACGCCTGCGTGAAGGCGCTCACCTACTGCGACCTGCAGTACATCAGCCTCAAAGGCCTCCGCGAGGTGCTCTGCCTCTACCCCGACTACGCCCAAAAGTTCATCACCGAGATCCAGCACGACCTGACGTACAACCTGCGAGAGGGACACAGCACTGAGGTACAGCCGCAG ACAGACTATGAGAGCAACGGAGGCCTTGTGAAGAAACTCCCCTCCATCAAGGAGGATGAAGAGGGATCCGGGTCTGAGGGGGAACACTCTCCTCTGCCTAAGATCTCTTCCTTGGGGAGGTTGGGCCGAGGTCTGCGCTCTCCTCTGCGCTCCCCGCTGCGATCCCCGCTGCTGCCACCGCGACCTTTCAGGCCGATAAGTGAGCCGGCTCGACCCTCCAGCCTGCAGATTCCCGTGGTGAGCTTCAGCTGCCTGCAGCCAGACCTCAGCCCTCG GTTTGTGGATGGGATCGAGACTGAAAACCACACCAGCTCGGCTCAGAGGTTTGACTTTTCTCCCAGTGCGACGCAGAGTTTTCGCCCCAGCCCTGATTTGGCCACTCCAG GAGCCCAGGACGGAGGTGACACCATGGAGACTATTGAAAAGCTAAAACATGAG ATGTGCGTCCTCTCACGCCAGGTAACAGCTGTGAGTCAGGAGCTGCAGGAAATGACCCGCCTCCTCAAGCCTCTCTTCCACAACTCGTCCACGGTGCTGATGCCCTGCACTGTGACTCCGCCCCCCAGCGTGTCCCCTCGGTGCTGCTCGCCAGGCCCCACAGTTTTAACCCAACAGGCTCCAGCGGATCCGCCGGACAGACGAAACGAAGCTGACCTCCACTCACCCCGGCTGGACACAGGCGCCGAATTTCAGGGGCAGTTTGATCCCCTCCATTGCTCTCTAACCATCTCCCCTCCCCTTACCTCCCAGCAGATCTGCCCTGCTCCCCCGCTCTCTCATCGCTCAGCTCCGCCTTCGCTCAACAGCTCCCCTCATGAGCACGCTGCTGTGTCACACCCTTGCCTTTCGTCCTCTATCCCCTCGCTCCCATCGGTCACCACTCCACTCCTGGTAGATTTGCCAGAGCCAGGCACCAAGCTGCAGACCCTGACCCTCCCAGCAGCATCCCACTCACACATCCAGCCCTTTTTCCAAACCTCCAGCATGGCAACAACAAACTCCCAGCTGCCCATACTGAACCTGCATGATGTGCAGCTCAGCTTCATCGATGAGGGACGGCCATCAGTGTGA